The DNA sequence GGCGACAACAGCGGCGGCAGCCGCTGCGACCTGGTGGTGGAAAACAGCAACAATCTGTTTCGCAAACGATGAACCGCAAGTGGCTTCTGCGCCTGGGCCTTACCGCCCTGGCCCTGCTCGTAACCACCGACCGGCGCCGGCCCAAGCCGCCGCCCGCCGCGCCGCCGAAGCCGAAGGACCCGCACGAAAAAGACCCGCTACGCACGTAGCGGGTCTTTTTTGCGTAGTTTAGCCTTGTAGCGGTTGAGGCTACGCAGAAAATAATGCGCTATACCTGGGTAGTAATCAGTGCGGTTTGCGGAGCAGGTATGAACACGCTGCTCTTATTCACCACCCCGTTTCTCGTGACCTGGGGAGCCCCCAAGATTCCCGGCCACGCCCGGCTGGTTACCCTGTTTCTCTCCCACCCGATTGACCCGGAGCGGGGAAACAGCGGCGCGGCGTGGTTCGGGCTGAGCGTGCTGAACGGGGCCGCGTGGGGCATCGGGCTCTACGGCGGCTACTGCCTGCTGCGCGCGGGCTGGCGGCGTGTCAGGCCGCGCCTTGGATAAGCCGGCGGATGCGGAGTGCCAGCTCGTCGGGATTCACGCGCTCCAGCGGGTGGGGCGTGTTCATCAGGATTTCGAAAGTAGCCTGGGGCAAGTAGGAGGCGAAGAGCGAGGACGCATCCACGCCGGCCGTTTTGTCGAGCTCCCCCACCAGAATCTGCACCGGAATGCTGATTTTGGTGAGCCGGGCCGGCGTCAGGGGCGGCTGCTCGCTCAGGCTGGTCAGCAGCTGGCGGGTGGCCTGCACCACGGCCTGCCAGTCGGTAGGGGCGTGGGTCTGGGCGAGCTGCTCGGCAAACTGAGGCACTTTCTCCTGCATCACGGCCACGTCCAGCATCCGGGTTTCGGCTCCCAGGGTTTCCGGCGACCAGTCGAACTTGGTGCCCAGCGTCGTTACGGTTTTAATCAGGCCGGGGGCTTCAGCGGCGGCCAGCAGGGCCACGTAGCCGCCCATGCTGAAGCCGAAAACGTGGACGGCCCCCAAATTATGCTCTTGGATGTAGCCGATTACCTCCCGGGCAAAGGCCGGCACGCTGAACTGCGCCGGCTCAATTTCCCGGCCCCCGTGCCCGCTAAACGAAAACGTGTGCACCTGGAAGTACTGCGACGAGTCGCGGGCCAGGCCGCGTAGCTGCTTGTCCGAGCCCAGCGCGCCGTGCAGGAGCAGGAGGTGTTCTTTCATAGTTTGGGGGAGGAGGAGAGGAGAATAAAAAGAACGTCATTCCGAGCGAAGCCGAGGAATCTCGCGTGGCTTCGTTTGATTACTAATCATACGTCAGCACGCGAGATTCCTCGACTTCGCTCGGAATGACGACCAAATTAGAAATTCTATCTACTTCGTGACTTCCGCCGCCAGCTGGGCCAGGTCCAGGCCGTCGAAGGTGCCGGAAGACATCATCAGCAGGTTGGCGTCCTGCCAGCGTTGCTGGTGCAGAAACTCGGCCAGGGCCTTGCTGTCGGTGAATACTTTCAGGTCGGGGCGCTGGAAGGCTTGCTGCACGGCCTCGGCGGGCAGGGCGGGCAGGCGCTTGTGCTCCAGCACGTGGGGGTTGAAGTAGACCACGGCCACGTCGGGCGCGTCGAAGGTGTGGGCGTACTGGGGCAGAAAAGCCGGGTTCAGCGAGCTGAAGGTGTGCAGCTCCAGGCAGGCTACCAGGCGGCGCTTCGGGAATTGCTGCTTAAAGGCCGTAGCCGTGGCCTTGAGCTTGGACGGGGCGTGGGCAAAGTCCTTGTACACCACCGACGACTGGCCTTCGCG is a window from the Hymenobacter aquaticus genome containing:
- a CDS encoding alpha/beta fold hydrolase; the protein is MKEHLLLLHGALGSDKQLRGLARDSSQYFQVHTFSFSGHGGREIEPAQFSVPAFAREVIGYIQEHNLGAVHVFGFSMGGYVALLAAAEAPGLIKTVTTLGTKFDWSPETLGAETRMLDVAVMQEKVPQFAEQLAQTHAPTDWQAVVQATRQLLTSLSEQPPLTPARLTKISIPVQILVGELDKTAGVDASSLFASYLPQATFEILMNTPHPLERVNPDELALRIRRLIQGAA